A stretch of DNA from Thermoplasmata archaeon:
GGACGGGCGTAAACCAGATAAGGGGGACCTGCTATCCTATTTCTGCAGATGGAGGCCGCTTCCCGATAGGGACGGGCGCCGTCGTGGGCCGATAGATCAGCTGGTAGATCGCATGCTTCGCAAGCATGAGGCCACGGGTTCAAATCCCGTTCGGTCCACTAAGAACTTTCTACTCCGTCCCATAAGTTAAGGAAGGTTCGACAAAGAAAGCTCCGCGCGCTCGCGCTGACACCTCGCGCAACTGATTAATAACCCGCAAGAATTCATGAATCCTGCAATGCTGACGCGCGTGCTGATCGTGTTCGAGCCCGGAGATGCTCCCCTCGCCGAGAGGGTTGGAGAGGCGCTGATTCAATCCGGCTTTCTTCCTCGCCCCTTCCCCCTCCCCACCGGGCTCGGTGGGGACCCCGCGAGCTCGCTCGATACCGCGATCGAGAAGTCCGGGGCCTGCGTCGTCCTCCTCACCCGGAGTTTCCTCTGCTCGCGCTCTCTGGCCCCCACCCTCCGGACTCTCCAGGCCCGCCTTCCCGTCGTGCTTCTTCTCTCAGGGGACGTGCGCCCATCGGAACTCCCTGAGGCGCTGGAGAGCTCACCACTCGACAGCTACTCCCTAGCCCAGATAGGCGTGCTCCTCCGGAGGGAGATTAGGAGGTGGGAGGGGATGCTGCGCTCCAGAGAGGGCCCAGCTCGCGAGGTCTGCAGGATGGGGCCGTACGAGCTGATCCCCGGCCGACCAGTCGAGATTCCCCTTGCCGCTGGCAGGGGCGACACCGTCCTTGGAACTCTGACCGAGGAGGATGGGGACGACTTCCGGTGGCTCATTCTCGACGAGAGGGGCCTCCGCCGGCTCGAGAGCGGCGCGGGGTTCCAGGCCGAGGCCTCTGACGAGGGCTTCGGCTCCTACAGAGTTCGTTGGGAGGTCCCGGGGCCGGGCCCCTGGTACCTCGTTCTGCTCGCTCCCGGTAAAAAGGGCTCGAGGCTCGTGACCGCGAAATTGCTCAGACACGGAGAAAAAGAGGGCCGGCCACGGGACGTGCCTCAGGCGTAGCCGTCCAGCTCCCCGCTCCTCCTGCGGAGATAGAGCTTGGCGCTCAGGGCATCCTGGTCCTCAGGGTCGCTCTCGAGAACGAGCTCGGCGTAGGATGATAGCTTCTCCTCCTGAGCCTGCCTTAGACGCAGCAGCCTCGCCCGCTCCGTGGGGCTAAGGCTCGGGTCCCTCAGCTTCTCGCCGGTCTCTCTGCACAGTGAAATCAGGGAACGGATGAGCAGCGAAGCCGCCGGCGGAATAAGAACGTGGTGTCTGTCCAGCTCGACCGCGCGATCCAAGCACCTCACCGCTTTGTCCAGTCCGCCGAGCATGTAGTGTGCGACGGATTTGCATATCCAGCCGTCTGCCGTGTCCTCAGGGAGGCACATGATTTCATTGAAAACGGCCCTTGCACTCATCACGTCCCCTCTCCGAAGCCCTTTCTGGAGCCTGCTGATGTAGTTCTCGATCGCGGCCGGGCCCATCATGACGCGATGGCCCCGCGCCCTCCTAACCCTCTCCTCAACCAGACTTTGGGACTTTGCGTCTATCCGAAGATGCGAGCGGAGTTCCCCGAGCAGAGCCCTCTCCTCCTGCGTGAGGGGCCCGTCGGCCAAGAAATGCTCGAGAACCTTCCCGTAGGTCGCGAGCCTCCTCTCGCGCGCGCTGAGTTTCGGCGGTGGTGCCTCGAGGGGCGAGAAGACGACATCCATCAGCGCCTCCTCCTTATATCCCCTCCCCTC
This window harbors:
- a CDS encoding protein-L-isoaspartate O-methyltransferase; protein product: MGEDERLALVERLEREGVLRDARVKRALLVTDMSSFLPPRFRAMAYSDRPVPFYESGGSVRTISAPSIIAEILQRLELREGNSVLVLGSKSGYLEALVCETAHVSRLRVVEHSREIRRITEKNLTGRYPEIRVSGGDPTKGFAREAPWDRILVTGRVDRIPPALRRQLAPGGILIAPVGGPEVQTLLAVRREGRGYKEEALMDVVFSPLEAPPPKLSARERRLATYGKVLEHFLADGPLTQEERALLGELRSHLRIDAKSQSLVEERVRRARGHRVMMGPAAIENYISRLQKGLRRGDVMSARAVFNEIMCLPEDTADGWICKSVAHYMLGGLDKAVRCLDRAVELDRHHVLIPPAASLLIRSLISLCRETGEKLRDPSLSPTERARLLRLRQAQEEKLSSYAELVLESDPEDQDALSAKLYLRRRSGELDGYA